From the genome of Triticum aestivum cultivar Chinese Spring chromosome 1A, IWGSC CS RefSeq v2.1, whole genome shotgun sequence:
taggaactggcactaggctctaggttaataggtaagtcccaaaaataatataaaatagcatattaatgcatataaaacatccaaaacagataatataatagcatggaataatcaaaaattatagatacgttggagatatatcAGCCAGCGTGCTGGGGAAGGTGGCACACTGCCTCTTCTCGGTCTTTGGTGGTCTTGGCGCTGGTGGCTTCGTTCTGGCAGGCGTGGTGGCTTGCTTGGTTGATGGTGGTACTTGCGGTGAGCGGCTTGGGCTTTGTGTGTGAGGGGGTGGCGGAGATGGTGGAGGCGGATGTGCTGTGTGATGTGAATCCTCCCGTCATGGTGGTCGGCTTGATTGAGCAGCTCTAGAACTTTGGGGTTTGCGATTTGGGCTGGGAGAAATCCCTGTTTCGTCATGCGGAGGCTAGAAATGATGACATCCGTGGACGTCGTCCACTCCCTGAAGGCATTGCTTTGGCCTGGATCGGACTCCCTCCTTGTGCTTAGGTGAAACCCTTGGTTCGGTCTCCAGACCGGATGGTGGCAGCGTCATGGCATCGATCTCTCCTTGGGCATCGTCTTGTTGCTCGAGGAGTCCTGGTAGCATGGCTCAAGTCGGTGTCGGCTACTACTCTAGGCATGGGCCTCCGGGGCGCAATGTACATTATCATCGTCGGTCTCTCCATCACATCGTCTCTTGGTCCACCCAGGCCCTCCCGCCCGCTTGCTAACTCTTGGCGCAATGGGTGGGTATGTTGGTCTGTGTTGTTCTCgagtcttggtcttgttgtagaGGTCTCCGGCATCGATGTGACGCGGCTTGGTTGCTCTCTGGCTTGCCTCATCGTCATTGGGATGAGGTCGGCCTAGGTGCAGCATGTATCGTTGTCTTTTTCGACAAATggtgaattttattggctcaaaatggaGCATTAAGAGGATACAAACAAAATAAGCATACACCTAGCCTCCACaaaactaagatgcacacagccaacacgaACACACACATGTCGATAAATAGCAAAGTCATGTAAGACCAAAGCTAGCGTAGGCGAGAAGAAAAAGCAATCCGGTCCATGATTAGCAAACTACATGTGGGTGCTAATCTTTATGATTGTTTTTTAATGGCTGAAAGGCGTTGTACCCGACTTCTTTGCCACATATGATACGCGTATTTATGTGTATTCTAGAAAAGAAGAAAATAGTGCCTCGGCCTCGACCCTGACCTCCTTGGCGACACCCTCAATGATCTCCACCCCGAAAGTAAAGATGGATTCGCTATGGCATCTCAAAAGAAAGACTTCCGTATATGCTTTGCTAACCTTAAATTCGATGATGGAGAGGACACACGCGCTAGAATGTGGAGTATGTAAGTCTTGTCTGAGAAGACATTGCAGAGTAAGCACAGACGGATGATCAGGAAGTGTGGACACATTGCAGAGTCATTGATGTTTGGCGTGACTAGTAAAATGGcgcgtgcgttgcaacgggagaaaaaaaatcataatctccaaTGGCCATGACCATATTCTGCTGCATCACCGAGATACGCTATCACTCTCATTTTAATGAAATCATTAACAATTTTGAAAAGTCATGAACATTTTCATAAACTCATgaacatatctgaaatcatggacatttcccaaattcgtgaacatttttacagatttttaaacattttctaaaattatgaacattttatgctattcgcaaacattttttaaaattgtgaacattttataaaacatttttcttcaataggcgaacatttctagaatcgacgaacatctttttgcaaattagtggaacactttttgaaattcatgaacattttcggaaatgcatgatcattttttgaattagcaaatattttatgaatcaataaactatttttaaatcatgaacaatttttgaatttttaggatatttttcaattcgtggacattttttgaattggcaaaattttgttcaatttcattaaagaattttAATACACAAACTTTAagaaaaccatgaacattttttgatgaaatcgtgaacagtttttgaaatcatgattttctttctgaaattgtgaacaatttttgaaaattaaGAACATTTTCTAAAACTCATGAACATTTCTGAAATTGTGAACGATTTACAAATGATTTAaagtagaaaaattcaaaaaacaaagaaggaaaaggaaaatgaaaaaaaaaatgaaatttaagAAACAGGTTGCCCGCATACGGGCCGGTCCAAACAGGCGCGTTGTCTCTTCTCCCAGCACATAGAGCGTAATATAGAAGGTTACTAttgcatgggccggcccaggcaGGATTCACCTGTGTGAAACATTTTTTATCACTTATAGATAGCATCGATGGGTAATATTTTGTAACTTTGGAGCAATTTCGGTGACGTAGCGCCAGATGCAATAGGCCCTTTATTTTTAGGTATAGATTCATTGACAAAATCCACGGCAACGAGTTAATCAACAAACAAAATTTGTTATTTATTTTGTTTGCTCAATACAAGTTTTTAGATTTTACTATAAACATTGTTGCATATGTTGACGGTAGATATTTAGAAATATAGAAATTATCTGAGACAATTTACCATCAAAACCGCTTGTGGTGGAATTTATCCGAGACATTTTTAGAGCTGCCTCCGATACTATGAGTATTAGCGACTATTGGCTAGAGGCCGAATGGTTTTAacttttaaatagcgcgctatagctccaCCATAGCATGCTATAGCGTTTAGAAGAGGTACCACGCTAAGGGACTTTTAGACGAAACACATGaataggggaaaccctagccgccggcctTAGGGCCTTCCTACTCCGTGCTTCTCCCCTCGCCGTTGCCGGCTCGCTCTGACGGGCGAAGCccggtcggcggcggtggcggggcggggggggggaggggtcttTCTTCCCTCTCTTGATGGTGGCCGATGCGGGTCGATGTGGTCGGGCAGTGGAGCGGCGCGGGCAGAGGGCGCAACGGTGTCAGGGTCATTGCTTGGCGGTAACGTGAtgggctctgatacgtctccaacgtatctataatcttttattgcttcatgctattacaatatccatcttggatgttctatatgcattattatactattttatatcattttttcagactaacctattaaccagtgctagttgttgtttttttccttgtttttgtctttatagaaaatcaataccaaacggagtccaaacagaacaaaactttttgacgatttttcttggaccacaagacactcTGGAAGCTTCGGAAGGAGGCCAGAAGAAACACAAGTCATTGACAAGCTCATAGGGCACACCCTAGGGGGACGCCCCCTGATCTTGTGGGCCCCTAgtggctcctctaaccctaattcttcttctataaattcccaaatattccccgtagatCAGAGGGcgcaccaaaaatacttttccggcgccgcaagttctagaaccacgagatcccatctggaagCCTTTTCGGTACTCTACCGGAGATTgattcgaccatggagggcttctacaccaaccttgctaccctttcgatgatgtgtgagtagtttaccacagacctacgggtccatggctagtagctagatggcttcttctctctctttgatcttcagtaaaatattctcctcgatgtttttggagatctattcgatgtaatcttcttttgcggtgtgtttgttgagatccgatgaattgtgggtttatgatcagattatctatgaatattatttgagtcttctctaaacatTTTTATGCATGactaagatagctttgtatttctctccgatctattgatttggtttggccaactagattgatttttcttgcaatgggagaggtgctttgtgatgggttgaaTCTTACCGTGTttattcccagtgacagaaagggacatgacacgtatttgtattgttgccattaaggataaaaagatagggtatGTTCATATtatttggatctatccctctacatcatgttatcttgcttaaggcgttactccattcttgttaacttaatacattagatgcatgttggataacgatcgatgtgtggagtaatagtagtagatgccggcaggagtggttctacttgtcatgaacgtgatgcctatattcatgatcattgccttagatatcgtcataactatgcagttttctatcaattactcaacagtaatttgtttactcatgtatgctttctttcaagagagaagcctctagtgaaaactgtggcccccaagtctatttttatcatattatttttagatctataaaataaaaaacacaaaaataccttgctgcaatttatttacttctattttattttgcacttttacttatcttttatatctatcactatcagatctcatccttacaagtaaccgtgaagggattgacaacctctttatcgtgttgggtgcaggtatttgtttgtttgtgtaggtgcaatcaTTCATGACTTGTCTGTTCCTCTTacagattgatacattggttctcaactaagagaaaatacttatctctactttgctgcatcacccattcctcttaaAGGAAAAAATCGACGcaggctcaagaagtagcaggctcTGTGGTCTTCTACGCGCGTTGCGCCAGGACCTGTGGTGGCAGCCACAGTCGTGGAGCTCATCGGCCCCCCTTTGGTGCATGGTTGATGCTGATGCGATGGGGCGTCGCGCCTGGTCGTGTGCGCGGTGGGCCGACAATGGGTGTCGACTGCCTCCCAGGGTGTCCTAGTTCGTCCTTGTAGCGGATCTGAAGACGGAGGCCTTCCCTGGAGCTTTTTCCTGCCTCGCTAGCTGGCACTGCCGACGTCGTCTGTTCACCGAATTTGGCAGTTTGTGGGGCTAAGGGTCTGGTAGGGATGGattgggggaaacccttggccggtTGCTATGATCACGACACCGGCGGTGCTTTGACGTCGTTCACCTTCTTGACGGTAGCATCGCGATCCTGCCCTCACCCTCTCCTTCCCGTCCCGCGTGAAAGCCCAAAGTCTCCGGATTGAGTGGTGACAATGCGCCGGTGTCATTTTCTTCTTGAAGACACCATCTTGGGAAGGCAGACTGGTGGTGGAAGCTCCGACGTGGGTTGTGGTCCGCCGGTTATTTCAAGTGTTGTTCCCGCTCGGCTACTTGGGATTGAACTTGATGCCTAAGCGCGGCGGTGGCGATGTTGGGGTGTGCAGTTGCATGGTGCGGTAGCCGTGCTTGTTGAGTTGTCGTCCTCTCCCCAGCCACCTGTTGGTCCCGTCCATGCGAGCTCGGTGGTGAGCGACTCTACCTGTCGACAACATAGTGTCCTCCGATCCAGGAATAGAGGGCAGGGGGGCTTCTTCGGAGGCAGAGGCGGATGACGGACTGACAATGGCTGGCCTCTTGGGAGTTGACGGAGCGTGGCAATCCTCCTGCAGTGGGCCATTACCTTGTCTCCGTTGCGTCGTGTGCTGGCTCTTGTTCGCCGAGGGCCACAATGCTGAAGCTTGCACTTGGTGCATTCGGTGCTTGTTAGTGGCTCCTTTGGTATCATGTATCTTTGCCATTTctctcttttgttttgttttggctTGTTCAATTTGTAATGCAGTAGTTGTTTTATacaatataaagcgggggaaatcCTTTTTTGTCAAACACATGAATAAACATTTTAAATAACGTGCTATAACATTTAGAAGAGGTCCGCCGCTAAGAGGCATAGCGCGCTATTTAATACAATGGGCGAAAGTCAAAATCGTGTGAGATAATCTTCTTGCAGGCACTTCAGAAATCAATGTTTCTTAGAAGTAAAAATAGGCTTCACAGCCCagcttttatttttatttaaccGAAAGATAAAATCTTCATGCTGGGGTAAACCAGCTACACTACAACCACAAGAACAGAAACCATGTCCTGGACAGCAACATTACAATACAAGGATCAGAACGAAAAGCAACATCCCAGCAGAATAATCCATGAGATCAGCGTCTTATTTAATCTTCTTCTTATCTTCGATCTTCTTCAGAATCATGCGTGTGATCAGCATCGCCAGCATTTGTAGCCAATTGAACTGGAGTCCCAGCAACGAAATGAACTGGTATCTATATCAACCTTTTCCATTTGTGGAAGAGAAAGGAAGCACATCAACCTTTGTAGCTGAGTGGTCCGGCGTCCTCTCCTCACACCCCTGCCTCCAGAGAAGCAAGTGAAAAAACAAATGGAAATGAAAATCTCAACCCATCAACCGATCAATCCCTCCTAAAATGCGAACATAGGCAGCGCAATGCATGCATCATGAATGAATAACATCCATGCATGCACTACATATCGGCCATGCCGCTGGAATCTGCAACCCTGCCGAATGCATCATCGGCAGGGCAAAAAAAGATCCAAAACAGAAGGGACTGATCGGCTGAAACAAACGATTGATCACCGATCGATCTGCGGCGAACAGATCGACGGATGGATCAATCACTCCAGCGGAGGAGCATGACGACGCAGCGGTGGATGATGTAGAGCTTGGCCCTCTTCTCCTTGAGCGCCTTGTTCAGCTTCCCCATCTGCTTCATCTGGCTCCCAACCTTCATGGCTCAATACTTGGTAGTTGATGTACCAAAAAAGGGGCTTTGTCTAAGGTTTGTGTGGTGTTCCTTTTACACAAAAGCTTAACTGGTGCAAGGACCCTAATTGTTGGAATGAAAGTGAAAGATACTGGGCCTTATATAGACATGTATCAGTGCAGGTgcagagcggggggggggggggggggggggggggggggggggggggaccatcATACCTCCCACTTGCAAGAAGTTTTGCTTATGGACTAGGAGGCACCCCCCCTGACACCGAGCTTATCAACATCATATTTTACTGGCTAATTGCATACGAGATTGCACGCTCTTGGTGATCGGACGGTCATTAGAAACGGGATTATATTGTGGAGGAACATGCTGGACAAGATTGAGTTGACAGCTAGCCATCCATGGATGCAGAAAAGGTACGGTAGATGCATGAATGCAGGTTGTTTTGTGCCTCCAAGAAAAGGATCTCCGATCTCGATAGATCTCTGGAATGGTGCAACTATGAAATGGATGAATCTTCCAAGAATGCATTGAATGCGGGCACTGTGCGATCTTGGGAAATTGTAAGAAGTTAAGCCCATGACAATCTTCCACAAGATAGACATTCCTTTTGTTTCTTCAGTGCTAATCCTTTGACCGCATTAATTATCGCTTTACCAGCTCCTCCACAAAAGCCGCTGCaagcttagagcaagtacaatagagttgagtcaGCTGGCTATAAGAAATAAATTAGTATATTCTTATTTAGTTGAagggaaaaaaagaggagaaaaaaggTAAGCAGGCTCTTGGTGAAGAGCCAACTCTAGCACGTGCTCTTAGGCAATCTGTGAGAGTGAAAGGTGGGCcatataataaaaaagtagtataCTCTTTTAATCAACTATTGCACAtattgactataagatgggctcactaatagaaaaagggcctatagtcccggttcgtaagggcctttagtcccggttccgaaaccgggactaaagtgtcggtactaatacctcccccctttagtcccggttcaatccagaaccgggactaaaggccctccacgtgggcagtgcgcagagcccagtcaggagaccctttggtcccggttggtggcaccaaccgggaccaataggcatccacgcgtcagcatttctgtggctggggtttttttttgaaagggggggttgggggttttgaggggttaatttaggtgtttcatatattgtgttagctagctataattaatagagagaagtgtcctctcttatgtccgtgcttggtcgacgctacgtactatacatacgtatagagaggactagacacgctggctagctagtaagcaaacgaaggaaatagaagatcgtcatgaacatatatgcatacagagagaagtgatatcgaccacctctccttctccgagagattggtcgaacaacaagttcttgtatatctatctgacactaccggctacatatatacaataattatctcttacaaatataatcatacagactcagggtccacatagaattctccgtcttcagggatcacgtggtcaagaaagaatgccgccaattcctcttgaattactcgcatgcgagctggtgctaggagtttatcccgcttccgaaacatctaatttgaagaagggggtcaatacatatatatatgaatgactgaaactcaacacaaatgatggtaataaaataaaattgtgaatgttgttatttacgtacttcatattgttctttagagtacccgccccgctcacaggtcgtgtggcggatggactcgcagatgtagtatccacagaaatcattcccttgttcctgccacaaccactttacaagaaatagaggtcaatcaaactgataagcaagaatgctaaatggtattgatgaaactagcgcttgaatcactaggagatgcgcggaacatgctactatagtacttactttcgggtgtctaaattccagctccttcggcagtcccggaactgttttggtgaattttctccaaaccctgccggacaaagaaaacaattacttgatatcaggaaatgaacaaagttgctgatatggtggataatgatcgatttaaattacttctggagtatttgagtcgtgtctgcatagtcctggggatcttttcgtttagagtctaagacggttactactccctgctcaagcttaatctctaggagaatatagtggaaactgcacacacatgcataactcatcaattacattactataaccttgactaatatataagggaaaccgaatacgcacaagacagtaacactcacctgaagttgtaaggaaagagtattatatctttgttttgatttattacgaacgatcgtagcaagttggcctcggtagctgcggcatgaagtttaacctcagttgcatctatgagatatgtgttaatgaacccaatatcaccgacttgtcttttcttcaattcggcgatcttcaatctgcataatatagtgaggatgattataaatacatgcaatgaaagagctaa
Proteins encoded in this window:
- the LOC123076071 gene encoding small polypeptide ROTUNDIFOLIA LIKE 2-like, with the protein product MKVGSQMKQMGKLNKALKEKRAKLYIIHRCVVMLLRWSD